The following coding sequences lie in one Oncorhynchus nerka isolate Pitt River linkage group LG14, Oner_Uvic_2.0, whole genome shotgun sequence genomic window:
- the LOC115142159 gene encoding olfactory receptor 11A1-like: MENSTHFKVFRLAAYGDIGQLKYCYFAVVIVLYFAIILANALLIGVICIERSLHEPMYLFLCALFVNQLYGSTALFPALMFYLLSDTHDISLLYCYLQIYVLYTCALTEFSNLAVMSYDRYISICYPLQYNNIMTPKIICGLILLSCSSSFFLNAINISLSLRLQFCGNVLDRLYCDNYSVVKLACSNTTLNNIWGLLVTVVYLYCTIFPTIYSYVRILQICLKSSKETKQKAFNTCTPHIASMLNFFFGWLFVILQGRYETADLPPILRTILFVYFLICPPLFNPIMYGVRMVQIRHACKRVLGLYPKT, from the coding sequence ATGGAAAACTCTACTCACTTTAAGGTCTTTAGGCTTGCTGCATACGGTGATATCGGACAATTGAAGTATTGCTACTTTGCTGtagtaattgttttatattttgccATCATTCTTGCCAATGCTTTGCTTATTGGAGTTATCTGCATTGAAAGAAGCCTTCATGAACCCATGTATCTGTTTCTATGTGCTTTGTTTGTTAATCAGTTGTATGGGAGCACTGCTTTGTTTCCTGCTCTCATGTTTTACTTGCTGTCTGACACACATGATATTTCCCTTCTTTATTGTTATCTCCAGATTTATGTGTTGTACACATGTGCTCTAACAgaatttagtaatttagcagttATGTCCTATGACAGGTACATCTCCATTTGTTATCCTCTACAGTATAACAATATTATGACACCTAAAATAATTTGTGGCTTAATTCTGCTGTCGTGCTCGTCTTCTTTTTTTCTCAACGCCATCAATATCTCCTTGAGTTTGCGACTGCAATTTTGTGGTAACGTTCTAGACAGACTGTATTGTGACAACTACTCAGTAGTCAAGCTTGCCTGTTCAAATACTACGCTGAATAACATATGGGGTCTTCTTGTCACTGTGGTTTATCTTTATTGTACTATATTTCCTACCATATACTCATATGTAAGAATTCTACAAATATGTTTAAAGTCTTCAAAAGAGACAAAACAGAAAGCATTTAACACCTGTACACCACATATAGCCTCTATGCTGAACTTCTTCTTTGGCTGGTTATTTGTGATTCTACAAGGCAGATATGAAACTGCAGATCTTCCACCTATACTTCGCACTATTTTATTCGTTTATTTTCTGATATGTCCACCACTTTTCAATCCTATTATGTATGGCGTTAGGATGGTTCAAATCAGGCATGCTTGTAAAAGGGTACTAGGCCTTTACCCTAAAACATAA
- the LOC115141265 gene encoding olfactory receptor 4S1-like — translation MTIEFNSSQEIVFVLHGLNVTQINKHIYFSFTLILYIFTIFVNLILIVTIFLEKMLHEPMYLFLCNLCINGIYGASAFYPKILYDLLFDSHVITYIGCMTQILVIYSYAFCEFTSLTVMAYDRYVAICKPLQYHSIMTTRKVWTLLLLTWLFSWLESGFGMGITAKLPLCGLDIDKLYCSNWAVVKLSCVDTTLNNLYGFIATFSHISQMILIVISYVNIIKASLRSRAERKKFMQTCLPHLITLTNFTISLTFDVMFARYSSNTSLLALRNIMSVEFLVVPPLVNPIIYGMKLTRIRNRVGQMFKLKVAALT, via the coding sequence ATGACAATAGAGTTCAACTCCTCCCAGGAGATAGTGTTTGTGCTGCATGGACTGAACGTGACACAGATAAACAAACACATCTACTTCTCATTTACTCTCATCCTATACATCTTCACCATTTTTGTGAATCTGATACTGATCGTTACCATTTTTCTGGAGAAAATGTTGCATGAACCTATGTATTTATTTCTCTGTAATCTGTGTATTAATGGTATCTATGGCGCTTCAGCTTTCTACCCAAAGATACTTTATGACCTTTTATTTGACTCTCATGTGATAACATACATTGGGTGCATGACCCAGATATTGGTAATCTACTCCTATGCTTTCTGTGAATTCACCAGCTTGACAGTGATGGCATATGACAGGTATGTTGCCATCTGTAAACCGTTACAATACCACTCTATCATGACTACTCGAAAAGTGTGGACACTGCTTCTTCTTACGTGGCTTTTCTCATGGCTAGAAAGTGGCTTCGGCATGGGAATAACAGCTAAATTACCCCTCTGTGGCCTCGACATCGATAAACTCTACTGCTCAAACTGGGCGGTCGTGAAGCTCTCATGTGTTGACACCACTCTGAACAACCTTTACGGCTTCATTGCCACTTTTTCTCACATCTCTCAAATGATACTCATCGTGATTTCTTATGTGAACATCATCAAAGCGTCTTTGCGTTCCCGGGCGGAGAGGAAGAAGTTCATGCAGACCTGTCTGCCTCATCTGATCACCCTCACTAACTTCACCATATCCCTCACCTTCGATGTGATGTTTGCTCGCTACAGCAGCAACACCAGCCTGCTGGCCCTGAGGAATATCATGTCGGTGGAGTTCCTTGTTGTGCCTCCTCTGGTGAACCCTATCATATACGGGATGAAACTCACTCGGATTCGGAATAGAGTTGGACAGATGTTTAAACTTAAAGTTGCTGCCTTGACCTAA